One part of the Streptomyces sp. AM 2-1-1 genome encodes these proteins:
- a CDS encoding NAD(P)/FAD-dependent oxidoreductase produces MIIIGAGLGGLSTGCYAQMNGYRTEVLEMHEIPGGCCTAWERGDFTLDACVSWMLGSGPGNEMHQIWLELGALQGKEVRHFDVFNIVRGQDGRAVYFYSDPDRLQEHLTALSPADARRIKDFCRQLRAFRKALAVYPFLKPVGLMGRVERWRMLASFVPYFNAVRKSISVLMSDYSARFEDPLLRQAFNFVLYERHPGFPVLPTHFQLASHANLSAGVPEGGSLGLAESIERRYRRLGGKVTYNTRVEEILVEDDRAVGVRLSDGRRLRADIVVSACDGPTTMTKLLKGRYLNEAYRRLYTRTLHEPGMVFPGYFTLFLGLKRPFPEGDPCTTYLLDEAQAAELTGIRHPSINVQFRSRHYPELSPSGTSVVYATYFCDIAPWRALDEGPERLTRTRGGQELHTLPVRHGRGYYAAKRRARTALVRFLEERYPGIGDAVAVRDVSSPLTQVRYTGNHDGTVLGWQPFVESGETLEELVKKHGPGLPGLENFYLSGVWATTGGLIRAAAAGRHVVQFVCRDDGRAFTASVDESGPPPTHRVIPVVRRPQYPTTTASLTSTGAEKEHQ; encoded by the coding sequence ATGATCATCATCGGTGCGGGGCTCGGTGGTCTCTCCACCGGGTGCTACGCGCAGATGAACGGCTACCGCACCGAGGTGCTGGAGATGCACGAGATCCCCGGCGGCTGCTGCACCGCCTGGGAGCGCGGGGACTTCACCCTGGACGCCTGTGTCAGCTGGATGCTGGGCAGCGGGCCGGGCAACGAGATGCACCAGATCTGGCTGGAACTCGGCGCGTTGCAGGGCAAGGAGGTGCGCCACTTCGACGTGTTCAACATCGTGCGCGGCCAGGACGGGCGGGCGGTCTACTTCTACTCCGACCCGGACCGGCTGCAGGAGCACCTGACCGCCCTGTCCCCCGCCGACGCCAGGCGGATCAAGGACTTCTGCCGCCAACTGCGCGCCTTCCGGAAGGCCCTGGCGGTCTACCCCTTCCTCAAGCCGGTCGGGCTGATGGGCCGGGTCGAGCGCTGGCGGATGCTCGCGTCGTTCGTGCCGTACTTCAACGCCGTCCGCAAGTCGATCTCGGTGCTGATGTCGGACTACTCGGCGCGGTTCGAGGACCCGCTGCTGCGCCAGGCGTTCAACTTCGTCCTCTACGAGAGGCATCCCGGGTTCCCGGTGCTGCCGACCCACTTCCAGCTCGCCTCGCACGCCAACCTGTCGGCCGGGGTGCCCGAGGGCGGGTCGCTCGGCCTCGCGGAGTCGATCGAGCGGCGTTACCGCCGGCTCGGCGGCAAGGTCACCTACAACACCAGGGTGGAGGAGATCCTGGTCGAGGACGACCGCGCGGTCGGGGTGCGCCTCAGCGACGGCCGCCGGTTGCGCGCGGACATCGTCGTCTCCGCCTGCGACGGGCCCACCACGATGACGAAGCTGCTGAAGGGGCGGTATCTGAACGAGGCCTACCGCCGGCTCTACACACGGACCCTGCACGAGCCGGGCATGGTCTTCCCGGGCTACTTCACCCTCTTCCTCGGGCTCAAGCGCCCTTTTCCCGAGGGTGATCCGTGCACCACCTACCTGCTGGACGAGGCGCAGGCCGCCGAGCTGACCGGCATCCGCCACCCGAGCATCAACGTCCAGTTCCGCAGCCGCCACTACCCGGAGCTGTCACCGAGCGGGACCTCCGTCGTCTACGCCACGTACTTCTGCGACATCGCCCCCTGGCGGGCCCTGGACGAAGGACCCGAGCGGCTCACCCGTACCCGCGGCGGTCAGGAGCTCCACACCCTGCCCGTACGGCACGGGCGCGGCTACTACGCGGCGAAACGGCGGGCGCGCACGGCGCTCGTGCGGTTCCTGGAGGAGCGCTACCCGGGGATCGGGGACGCCGTCGCGGTACGTGACGTGTCGAGCCCGCTCACCCAGGTCCGGTACACCGGCAACCACGACGGGACCGTGCTGGGGTGGCAGCCGTTCGTGGAGAGCGGCGAGACGCTGGAGGAGCTCGTCAAGAAGCACGGCCCCGGACTGCCGGGCCTGGAGAACTTCTACCTCTCGGGTGTCTGGGCGACGACCGGCGGGCTGATCCGCGCCGCCGCGGCCGGCCGGCACGTCGTGCAGTTCGTCTGCCGCGACGACGGCCGGGCCTTCACCGCGTCGGTCGACGAGAGCGGCCCGCCCCCGACCCACCGCGTCATCCCGGTGGTGAGGCGCCCCCAGTACCCCACCACCACGGCGAGCCTTACGTCCACCGGCGCGGAGAAGGAGCACCAGTGA
- a CDS encoding NADP-dependent oxidoreductase, with protein sequence MKIKKWVVREHVEGVPDVDRIYEKVVEDVEVDLAPDEMLLRTLYVSVDPYLQGIALDTPLGGHMGADSVMEVLEAGPLAAHRPGDLVQGFGGWRSHLVSTGRESLWQTGTFPMVFPAYRRLDPGRFDEALPLATALSAMGGPGMTAWGTLTTFLTAGPGDTLVISGASGAVGTLVGQMARLAGARVVGTTSSARKAEYLTRLGFDAVVLYRQGDGAQDVRDALAWAAPDGVDRYFDNLGGAVTDAVFSLLNVGSRVAVCWQWATQVDRDAVGPRLLPYIMYPRTTVRGIFSLEWFTDENWQALHTELGSRIRRGEIVCDHTFHQGFDSIPAAYRSLYHDRASHLGKVLVEL encoded by the coding sequence GTGAAGATCAAGAAGTGGGTCGTGCGGGAGCACGTGGAGGGGGTCCCGGACGTGGACCGGATCTACGAGAAGGTGGTCGAGGACGTCGAGGTGGATCTGGCGCCGGACGAGATGCTCCTCCGCACGCTCTACGTGTCGGTCGACCCCTACCTCCAGGGCATCGCGCTGGACACCCCGCTCGGCGGACACATGGGCGCCGACTCCGTCATGGAGGTGCTGGAGGCCGGTCCGCTCGCCGCCCACCGGCCGGGCGACCTGGTGCAGGGCTTCGGCGGCTGGCGCTCCCACCTCGTCAGCACCGGCAGGGAGTCGCTGTGGCAGACCGGCACCTTCCCGATGGTCTTCCCCGCCTACCGCCGCCTCGATCCGGGCCGGTTCGACGAAGCGCTCCCGCTCGCGACGGCGCTCAGCGCGATGGGTGGCCCCGGCATGACCGCCTGGGGGACGCTCACCACCTTCCTGACCGCCGGGCCGGGCGACACCCTGGTGATCAGCGGCGCGTCGGGGGCGGTGGGCACGCTGGTGGGGCAGATGGCACGGCTGGCCGGAGCGCGGGTGGTCGGCACGACGTCGAGCGCCCGGAAGGCGGAGTACCTGACGCGCCTGGGGTTCGACGCCGTCGTGCTCTACCGCCAGGGCGACGGCGCCCAGGACGTGCGCGACGCGCTCGCGTGGGCGGCGCCCGACGGCGTGGACCGCTACTTCGACAACCTGGGCGGCGCGGTCACCGACGCGGTGTTCTCCCTGCTCAACGTCGGCAGCCGGGTGGCGGTGTGCTGGCAGTGGGCGACCCAGGTGGACCGGGACGCGGTGGGGCCGCGGCTGCTGCCGTACATCATGTACCCGCGTACGACGGTGCGCGGGATCTTCTCCCTGGAGTGGTTCACCGACGAGAACTGGCAGGCCCTCCACACGGAGCTGGGCAGCCGGATCCGGCGGGGCGAGATCGTCTGCGACCACACCTTCCACCAGGGCTTCGACAGCATCCCGGCCGCCTACCGGAGCCTCTACCACGACCGGGCCTCCCACCTGGGCAAGGTGCTGGTGGAGCTGTGA
- a CDS encoding cytochrome P450, which yields MSAALRDSVGREEALPPLHRLDFGTPGPPERVELPDGSPAWLVSRYADVRQVLGDARFGRAGLYAPDGPSLPDVPVLVNDPDLLFNQDGPEHLRLRRTMHRAFTPRAVARWQPWIAAIVEQLLDGLSSRETPVDIVAGFALPLPVAVVSRLMGLDASARDRMRHWSEYALSNGSRPEEEVGAAMAEFSAFGAELLARRRAEPGDDLVSGLVHAADEEGGIPEAQLVSLVCGLVVGGHDSTMTMLSNSLLYLLGERPESWPLLATSGEEAAGRVADRLLHGIPLGDDRGTTRLAHEDAEVGGVFIPAGGVVVADCGMANRDPAVFSEPWSADLFAPLETPTLSFGAGPHYCLGAWLARTELQLALHRLAARFPGLRLTDPPASVRWRLGSTSRGPVRLAVTW from the coding sequence GTGTCCGCCGCACTCCGAGACAGCGTTGGCCGTGAAGAGGCGCTCCCCCCGCTCCACCGCCTCGACTTCGGGACGCCGGGTCCGCCCGAGCGTGTCGAGCTGCCCGACGGGTCGCCGGCCTGGCTGGTGAGCCGGTACGCGGACGTACGGCAGGTGCTCGGGGACGCCCGGTTCGGACGGGCCGGGCTGTACGCGCCGGACGGGCCGTCCCTGCCGGACGTGCCCGTCCTCGTGAACGACCCGGACCTGCTCTTCAATCAGGACGGACCCGAGCATCTGCGGTTGCGCCGCACCATGCACCGTGCCTTCACCCCGCGGGCGGTGGCCCGCTGGCAGCCCTGGATCGCGGCGATCGTCGAGCAGCTTCTCGACGGGCTGTCCTCCCGGGAGACCCCCGTGGACATCGTCGCCGGGTTCGCGCTGCCCCTGCCGGTGGCCGTGGTCAGCCGGCTGATGGGGCTCGACGCCTCCGCGCGGGACCGGATGCGCCACTGGAGCGAGTACGCGCTCTCCAACGGTTCCCGGCCCGAGGAGGAGGTCGGGGCGGCCATGGCGGAGTTCTCCGCATTCGGCGCCGAACTGCTGGCCCGGCGGCGCGCGGAACCCGGGGACGACCTGGTGAGCGGGCTGGTGCACGCCGCGGACGAGGAGGGCGGCATCCCCGAGGCGCAGCTGGTGAGTCTGGTCTGCGGGCTGGTGGTCGGGGGCCACGACAGCACGATGACCATGCTGAGCAACTCGCTGCTCTACCTGCTCGGCGAGCGGCCGGAGAGCTGGCCGCTCCTGGCCACCTCCGGCGAGGAGGCGGCGGGACGAGTGGCGGACCGGCTGCTGCACGGCATTCCGCTGGGCGACGACCGCGGCACCACCCGCCTCGCACACGAGGACGCGGAGGTGGGGGGCGTGTTCATCCCGGCCGGCGGGGTGGTGGTCGCCGACTGCGGGATGGCCAACCGGGACCCGGCGGTCTTCTCGGAACCGTGGTCCGCGGACCTGTTCGCACCGCTGGAGACGCCCACCCTGTCGTTCGGGGCGGGACCGCACTACTGCCTGGGCGCGTGGCTGGCCCGGACCGAACTCCAGCTGGCGCTGCACCGTCTGGCGGCCCGGTTCCCCGGGCTCCGGCTGACGGATCCGCCCGCGTCCGTCCGCTGGCGCCTGGGCTCCACCTCGCGCGGTCCGGTGCGCCTCGCGGTGACCTGGTAG
- a CDS encoding alpha/beta hydrolase produces MSDFPATPTTPPVLEPAAAAFAEATANPPYLFQLAPADGRKAVDEVQSGEIEKPSITEEWITVQGGPTGSVKARIVKPAGATGTLPVILYIHGAGWVFGNAHTHDRLVRELATGAGAAVVFPEYDLSPEHRYPVAIEQNYAVARWVVTEGARKGLDGGRIAVAGDSVGGNMTAALTLMAKERGDVPLVQQVLFYPVTDASFDTPSYHQFAEGYFLRRDGMFWFWDQYTTDPAQRAEITASPLRATTEQLTGLPPALVITGEADVLRDEGEAYANKLREAGVDVVAVRYQGIIHDFVMLDALRGTHAAGAAIEQAVRTLRAALHSA; encoded by the coding sequence ATGTCCGACTTCCCCGCCACCCCGACGACTCCCCCCGTGCTGGAGCCGGCCGCCGCCGCGTTCGCCGAGGCGACCGCAAACCCGCCGTACCTCTTCCAGCTGGCGCCGGCCGACGGCCGCAAGGCGGTGGACGAGGTCCAGTCGGGGGAGATCGAGAAGCCCTCGATCACCGAGGAGTGGATCACCGTCCAGGGCGGTCCCACCGGTTCGGTCAAGGCGCGCATCGTCAAGCCAGCGGGAGCCACCGGCACGCTGCCCGTCATCCTCTACATCCACGGCGCGGGCTGGGTGTTCGGCAACGCGCACACCCACGACCGGCTCGTCCGCGAACTCGCCACCGGCGCCGGCGCGGCCGTCGTCTTCCCGGAGTACGACCTCTCCCCCGAGCACCGATACCCGGTCGCCATCGAGCAGAACTACGCGGTCGCCCGCTGGGTGGTCACCGAGGGCGCCCGGAAGGGCCTGGACGGCGGCCGCATCGCGGTGGCCGGCGACTCGGTGGGCGGCAACATGACCGCCGCCCTCACCCTGATGGCCAAGGAGCGGGGCGATGTCCCGCTGGTCCAGCAGGTGCTGTTCTACCCCGTCACCGACGCGTCCTTCGACACCCCCTCGTACCACCAGTTCGCCGAGGGCTACTTCCTGCGCCGGGACGGCATGTTCTGGTTCTGGGACCAGTACACGACCGACCCGGCCCAGCGCGCGGAGATCACCGCCTCGCCGCTGCGCGCCACCACCGAGCAGCTCACCGGGCTGCCCCCCGCGCTGGTGATCACCGGTGAGGCCGACGTGCTGCGCGACGAGGGCGAGGCCTACGCCAACAAGCTGCGCGAGGCCGGTGTCGACGTCGTCGCGGTCCGCTACCAGGGCATCATCCACGACTTCGTGATGCTCGACGCGCTGCGCGGGACGCACGCCGCCGGGGCCGCCATCGAGCAGGCCGTCCGGACCCTCAGGGCCGCCCTGCACTCCGCCTGA
- a CDS encoding histidine-type phosphatase translates to MKRTLSSLAALALAAAAVTTAGPAASAHTPAAGSGRHFYTTKTTYAPQQDPRAYEAVPASFTPVFTESVSRHGSRAMSDSEDGDAVLAVVRDAESEGALTRLGARLGPQVESLLAAASSVGYGELAGRGVQEQRQTARRMEQRLPSLFRRIVAGREPVEVKTSGVARATASADAFTGGLTAGEPDLAELVQAPVTDKDLLYFHKQPQNAAYREYVENDTDLAAVLARIDGAPATARNAREVAARLFTGRYVAAMTAEERIAFARSLYELYAAAPDLRVEAPGVDLDVFVPARNAQWFSYLDDAEEFYEKGPSFSGRTITYDMADVLLDDLFDQVEAKAAGTSTKGAALRFTHAEEIIPLAVLLGLPGSTEPAELDEPYTYKDNAWRGARVAPMAANVQWDLFAGPRQSGKKGAVRGTRYLVRMLYNEKETSFKASCRPVSRGSHFYDLDELRRCFDRG, encoded by the coding sequence GTGAAGCGCACGCTCTCCTCCCTGGCCGCCCTGGCCCTGGCCGCCGCCGCCGTCACCACCGCGGGCCCCGCCGCCTCGGCGCACACCCCGGCCGCCGGCTCCGGCCGGCACTTCTACACGACGAAGACGACGTACGCCCCGCAGCAGGACCCGCGTGCGTACGAGGCGGTCCCGGCGTCATTCACCCCGGTCTTCACGGAGAGCGTCTCCCGTCACGGGTCCCGCGCCATGTCCGACAGCGAGGACGGCGACGCGGTGCTCGCGGTGGTGCGGGACGCGGAGAGCGAGGGGGCGCTGACCCGCCTCGGCGCCCGGCTGGGCCCGCAGGTCGAGTCGCTGCTCGCGGCCGCCTCCTCGGTCGGATACGGGGAGCTGGCCGGCCGCGGTGTCCAGGAGCAGCGGCAGACCGCGCGGCGTATGGAGCAGCGGCTCCCCTCCCTCTTCCGCCGGATCGTCGCCGGGCGGGAGCCCGTCGAGGTCAAGACCTCCGGGGTGGCCCGGGCGACGGCCAGCGCCGACGCGTTCACCGGCGGCCTCACCGCCGGCGAGCCGGATCTGGCGGAGCTCGTGCAGGCGCCGGTCACCGACAAGGACCTGCTCTACTTCCACAAGCAGCCGCAGAACGCCGCGTACCGGGAGTACGTGGAGAACGACACCGACCTGGCGGCCGTGCTCGCGCGGATCGACGGGGCGCCGGCCACCGCGCGGAACGCGCGGGAGGTGGCAGCGCGCCTCTTCACGGGCCGGTACGTCGCCGCGATGACCGCCGAGGAAAGAATCGCGTTCGCGCGGTCGCTGTACGAGCTCTACGCCGCCGCTCCCGATCTGCGGGTGGAGGCCCCCGGCGTCGACCTGGACGTCTTCGTGCCCGCCCGGAACGCGCAGTGGTTCTCGTACCTCGACGACGCCGAGGAGTTCTACGAGAAGGGCCCCTCGTTCAGCGGACGCACGATCACGTACGACATGGCGGACGTGCTGCTCGACGACCTGTTCGACCAGGTCGAGGCGAAGGCCGCCGGTACCAGCACGAAGGGGGCCGCCCTCCGCTTCACGCACGCGGAGGAGATCATCCCGCTCGCCGTCCTGCTGGGACTGCCCGGCAGCACGGAGCCCGCGGAACTCGACGAGCCGTACACGTACAAGGACAACGCGTGGCGCGGTGCGCGGGTCGCGCCGATGGCCGCCAACGTGCAGTGGGACCTGTTCGCCGGGCCGCGGCAGAGCGGGAAGAAGGGGGCCGTGCGCGGCACGCGCTACCTGGTCCGGATGCTCTACAACGAGAAGGAGACCTCCTTCAAGGCGTCCTGCCGACCGGTCTCGCGGGGCAGCCACTTCTACGACCTGGACGAGCTGCGGCGCTGCTTCGACCGGGGCTGA
- a CDS encoding Ku protein, producing the protein MPRPLWTGAISFGLVTIPIKVVSATEDHGIHFRQVHLEDLGRVRTRKVCEVDGEEVPPDEIAKGYEVAKDHTVPVTDEELGRMPLPTAKAIEIVAFVDADTIDPVRIGDSYFLTADGEVANKPYTLLRKALERSEKAAVAKFAWHNRERLGLLRVREGAIVLHSMRWPDEIRSPQELAPQHVELDEGEIDRAVELTETMALDGIDGFRDEYREALEELITAKAEGREPATPAEEGEREPGKVVDLMAALNASVEAAREGRGEGGGRRGEGGGDATVHEMPAKGRSTRKKTASGRGVAAEKDTGEKATADKRAAARKAPARKAPARKRSAS; encoded by the coding sequence ATGCCGCGACCCCTGTGGACCGGTGCCATCAGCTTCGGGCTGGTGACCATCCCGATCAAGGTGGTGTCCGCGACCGAGGACCACGGCATCCACTTCCGGCAGGTGCACCTGGAGGACCTGGGGCGCGTCCGCACCCGCAAGGTGTGCGAGGTGGACGGCGAGGAAGTCCCACCGGACGAGATCGCGAAGGGGTACGAGGTCGCCAAGGACCACACCGTGCCCGTCACCGACGAGGAGCTGGGCCGGATGCCGCTCCCGACCGCCAAGGCGATCGAGATCGTCGCGTTCGTCGACGCGGACACCATCGATCCGGTCCGCATCGGCGACTCGTACTTCCTGACGGCCGACGGCGAGGTGGCGAACAAGCCGTACACCTTGCTGCGGAAGGCCCTGGAGCGCTCCGAGAAGGCCGCCGTCGCCAAGTTCGCCTGGCACAACCGAGAGCGCCTGGGGCTGCTGCGGGTGCGGGAAGGCGCGATCGTCCTGCACTCGATGCGGTGGCCCGACGAGATCCGCAGCCCCCAGGAGCTCGCGCCGCAGCACGTCGAGCTGGACGAGGGCGAGATCGACCGGGCCGTGGAACTCACCGAGACGATGGCCCTCGACGGCATCGACGGATTCCGGGACGAGTACCGCGAGGCCCTGGAGGAGCTGATCACCGCCAAGGCAGAGGGCCGGGAGCCGGCCACGCCCGCCGAGGAGGGCGAGCGGGAGCCCGGCAAGGTCGTGGACCTGATGGCGGCCCTCAACGCCTCGGTCGAGGCCGCGCGGGAGGGCCGGGGAGAGGGTGGCGGACGCCGCGGCGAGGGAGGGGGCGACGCCACGGTCCACGAGATGCCCGCCAAAGGCCGCAGCACCCGGAAGAAGACGGCTTCCGGTCGCGGCGTCGCGGCGGAGAAGGACACCGGAGAGAAGGCCACCGCCGACAAGAGGGCTGCCGCGAGGAAGGCCCCCGCCCGCAAGGCACCCGCCCGCAAGCGCAGCGCGTCCTGA
- the ligD gene encoding non-homologous end-joining DNA ligase, whose product MDLPRIAPMLATPGRLPSAAADERWAYEVKYDGQRTVVYLPGDGTVLLRSRSGADITAAYPDLAPLGAALGGTAAVLDGEIVAFDDAGRSDFERLQSRMGLAGAPAKAARMARTVPAHLVVFDALFLGGGPLTSSPYTERRAALASLGLTGTHWSTPAFIAGHGERALEATRGAGLEGLIAKRLDSGYEPGVRSRAWVKIRHLRTADVVVGGWLPGRGRLGDLPGALLLGERQAGRLRHIGNVGTGWSDAERRALAGLLRAAASADCPFTPPVAVPGARWVLPRLVGEVAYASRTRAGLLRHPSWHRLRPDLTPEDLS is encoded by the coding sequence GTGGATCTCCCCCGGATCGCCCCGATGCTCGCCACTCCCGGCCGGCTGCCGTCCGCGGCGGCGGACGAGCGGTGGGCCTACGAGGTGAAGTACGACGGGCAGCGCACGGTGGTCTACCTGCCCGGTGACGGGACGGTGCTGCTGCGCTCGCGGTCCGGCGCCGACATCACCGCCGCATACCCGGACCTCGCGCCGCTCGGCGCGGCGCTGGGCGGCACGGCCGCCGTCCTGGACGGGGAGATCGTGGCGTTCGACGACGCGGGGCGCAGCGACTTCGAACGGCTCCAGTCCCGCATGGGCCTGGCGGGCGCTCCCGCGAAGGCGGCCAGGATGGCCCGTACCGTCCCCGCCCATCTGGTCGTCTTCGACGCGTTGTTCCTCGGCGGCGGTCCGTTGACGTCGTCGCCGTACACCGAGCGCCGCGCCGCCCTCGCGTCGCTCGGCCTGACCGGGACGCACTGGTCGACGCCGGCCTTCATCGCGGGGCACGGGGAGCGGGCCCTGGAGGCGACCCGGGGCGCCGGGCTGGAAGGGCTGATCGCCAAGCGGCTGGACTCCGGCTACGAGCCGGGGGTCCGTTCGCGGGCGTGGGTCAAGATCCGCCACCTGCGCACCGCCGACGTCGTCGTCGGCGGCTGGCTCCCCGGCCGCGGCCGCCTGGGCGATCTGCCGGGCGCCCTCCTGCTCGGTGAGCGGCAGGCCGGGAGGCTCCGGCACATCGGGAACGTCGGCACCGGGTGGAGCGACGCGGAGCGGCGTGCGCTCGCCGGCCTCCTGCGCGCCGCGGCGAGCGCCGACTGCCCCTTCACCCCGCCGGTGGCGGTCCCGGGCGCGCGGTGGGTCCTGCCCCGCCTGGTCGGCGAGGTCGCCTATGCCAGCCGGACCCGGGCCGGGCTGCTGCGGCACCCGTCCTGGCACCGGCTGCGCCCGGATCTGACTCCCGAGGACCTCTCCTGA